Proteins found in one Promicromonospora sukumoe genomic segment:
- a CDS encoding TetR/AcrR family transcriptional regulator: MPRVVDHEERRWEIVFALWLVIAQQGIEGVSLRHVAAEAGVSMGRIQHYFGTKDALVLAGCTALVDRAYGGYQETADAAPRERLLHVMSQQIPRDDAGRVGVSVWYAYVAKSINDAAVRQVLAEARRGAEDECVRLIVADRDVSAEAALTQARRLLALADGLTLRVLVRDLEPDEALGMLEAEVGRG; the protein is encoded by the coding sequence ATGCCGAGAGTCGTGGACCATGAGGAGCGCCGCTGGGAGATCGTCTTCGCGCTCTGGCTGGTCATCGCCCAGCAGGGGATCGAGGGCGTCAGCCTGCGCCACGTCGCCGCCGAGGCCGGCGTCTCGATGGGACGCATCCAGCACTACTTCGGCACCAAGGACGCCCTCGTCCTGGCCGGCTGCACCGCGCTCGTCGACCGCGCCTACGGCGGCTACCAGGAGACCGCCGACGCCGCTCCCCGTGAGCGGCTGCTGCACGTCATGAGCCAGCAGATCCCGCGGGACGACGCCGGACGGGTCGGCGTCAGCGTCTGGTACGCCTACGTGGCCAAGTCGATCAACGACGCCGCCGTCCGCCAGGTCCTGGCCGAGGCGCGACGCGGCGCCGAGGACGAGTGCGTGCGGTTGATCGTTGCCGACCGGGATGTGAGTGCCGAGGCCGCGCTGACCCAGGCCCGTCGGCTGCTGGCGCTCGCGGACGGGCTGACGCTGCGGGTGCTGGTCCGGGACCTGGAGCCGGACGAGGCGCTGGGGATGCTGGAGGCCGAGGTCGGTCGGGGGTAG
- the fdhD gene encoding formate dehydrogenase accessory sulfurtransferase FdhD translates to MGVVTDRRRVVRVREGVRAARPDTLAVEEPLMVRLVAPGTPLGAPRPLGGPRLVGPVVPVGGPLSDDGAPARPGSETLTVTMRTPGDDFDLVAGWLVSEGVVGAAADIAAMRLCPDEDNTVEVALARGVEPPRARAFATTSACGVCGSDTVVEVRAALRWPVAGDPVTVGADVISALPDLLRERQRAFERTGGLHAAGLFTADGEPLYVREDVGRHNAVDKVVGAALRDGALPAAGTVLQVSGRASFELVQKAARAGIPVLSAISAPSTLAVDLAEECGLTLLGFVRGDSMNVYTRADRLR, encoded by the coding sequence ATGGGAGTCGTCACCGACCGACGCCGTGTGGTCCGCGTCCGCGAGGGCGTCCGCGCGGCACGCCCGGACACGCTCGCCGTCGAGGAACCGCTCATGGTCCGGCTCGTCGCGCCCGGGACGCCGCTCGGCGCCCCGCGGCCGCTGGGCGGCCCACGGCTCGTGGGGCCCGTGGTCCCGGTGGGCGGCCCGCTGTCCGACGACGGCGCCCCGGCGCGGCCCGGCAGCGAGACCCTGACCGTGACGATGCGGACCCCCGGCGACGACTTCGACCTGGTCGCTGGCTGGCTGGTCTCGGAGGGCGTCGTCGGGGCCGCCGCCGACATCGCCGCGATGCGCCTGTGCCCCGACGAGGACAACACCGTCGAGGTGGCCCTCGCGCGCGGCGTCGAGCCCCCGCGGGCCCGGGCGTTCGCGACGACGAGCGCGTGCGGGGTGTGCGGGTCGGACACCGTGGTCGAGGTACGGGCCGCGCTGCGCTGGCCGGTCGCGGGCGACCCCGTCACGGTCGGCGCCGACGTCATCTCCGCGCTGCCCGACCTGCTGCGCGAGCGCCAGCGTGCGTTCGAGCGGACCGGCGGCCTGCACGCCGCCGGCCTGTTCACGGCCGACGGCGAGCCGCTGTACGTCCGTGAGGACGTGGGCCGGCACAACGCCGTCGACAAGGTCGTGGGCGCGGCCCTGCGCGACGGCGCCCTGCCCGCTGCCGGGACGGTGCTCCAGGTCAGCGGGAGGGCGTCGTTCGAGCTGGTGCAGAAGGCCGCGCGGGCCGGCATCCCGGTGCTGTCCGCGATCTCCGCGCCGTCGACCCTCGCGGTGGACCTGGCCGAGGAGTGCGGCCTGACCCTGCTGGGCTTCGTGCGCGGCGACTCGATGAACGTCTACACGCGGGCGGACCGGCTGCGCTGA
- a CDS encoding epimerase: MTEARRAVVAGWTGFIGRALVDDLTARGYDVVRVGRTGPDARWSDVAAVQRLVDGADLLVNLAGKSVGCRYTDRNRDEILRSRVETNRQLHDAVATSARPPRVWLNASTATIYRYALDRPQTEDDGELGAGFSVDVARSWEHELFAGRLPGTRRVALRMAIVLGGPASDMLARVARLGVGGPQLDGWWFRHRRYRGIGEHPTGGAVPVHRSGGRQKFSWIHVDDVLRAVRFLEEHDDISGPVNLAAPRPVDNRTLMAELRRVTRMPVGVPAPRWLLEPALWVLRNEAELVLKSRWVLPERLTESGFAFRWPTLAPALDDALARPPRPTRIR, encoded by the coding sequence ATGACCGAGGCGAGGCGGGCCGTCGTAGCAGGCTGGACCGGGTTCATCGGACGGGCGCTCGTCGACGACCTCACCGCGCGCGGGTACGACGTCGTCCGGGTCGGCCGCACCGGCCCCGACGCCCGCTGGTCCGACGTCGCCGCCGTGCAGCGCCTGGTCGACGGCGCCGACCTGCTGGTCAACCTCGCCGGCAAGAGCGTGGGCTGCCGGTACACGGACCGGAACCGCGACGAGATCCTGCGGTCACGGGTCGAGACCAACCGGCAGCTCCACGACGCGGTCGCGACGTCGGCCCGCCCGCCGCGCGTGTGGCTCAACGCGAGCACCGCCACGATCTACCGGTACGCGCTCGACCGGCCGCAGACCGAGGACGACGGCGAGCTCGGCGCCGGGTTCTCCGTGGACGTCGCGCGGAGCTGGGAGCACGAGCTCTTCGCGGGACGCCTGCCCGGCACCCGGCGGGTCGCGCTGCGGATGGCGATCGTGCTCGGTGGCCCGGCGTCGGACATGCTCGCGCGGGTGGCGCGGCTCGGCGTCGGCGGGCCGCAGCTCGACGGGTGGTGGTTCCGGCACCGGCGCTACCGCGGCATCGGCGAGCACCCGACCGGTGGCGCCGTGCCGGTGCACCGCAGCGGCGGCCGGCAGAAGTTCTCGTGGATCCATGTCGACGACGTGCTGCGCGCCGTCCGGTTCCTGGAGGAGCACGACGACATCTCCGGGCCGGTGAACCTCGCCGCGCCGCGCCCGGTGGACAACCGGACGCTCATGGCGGAGCTGCGCCGCGTGACCCGGATGCCGGTCGGCGTCCCGGCGCCCCGCTGGCTGCTGGAGCCGGCGCTGTGGGTGCTGCGCAACGAGGCCGAGCTGGTGCTCAAGAGCCGCTGGGTGCTGCCCGAGCGGCTCACCGAGTCGGGCTTCGCCTTCCGCTGGCCGACGCTCGCCCCGGCCCTGGACGACGCCCTCGCCCGCCCGCCCCGCCCCACCCGTATTCGTTGA
- a CDS encoding MFS transporter small subunit produces the protein MVEQTQEPTAEQPPNQTLRLVLTWLVVTVPLAYGLFQTVRSVIPLFTG, from the coding sequence ATGGTCGAGCAGACCCAGGAGCCGACGGCGGAGCAGCCGCCCAACCAGACCCTGCGGCTGGTGCTGACCTGGCTGGTGGTGACGGTGCCGCTGGCGTACGGGCTGTTCCAGACCGTCCGGAGCGTGATCCCGCTGTTCACGGGGTGA
- a CDS encoding HupE/UreJ family protein — MRLRRSLALAGLLAVVSSPAVGQAAWAHDATSDVYAEVTSAPSGPGSEGGGPTTDVSAVLDLEYDLLMKSAWLRAEAYEATDRADQLAQLGEHEAEVDGYVTDRFVVTYDGEPCAPALSGADVVERGERAYASLAYTFVCDGEPEGVHEVSSALFPDAESFVHSTETIIRYSLDEEDGSAVLTTASPTLTTGEHRLLQQVGEFFVLGGEHLLFGVDHVLFLLALLIGARRLRDVVLMATAFTVAHSVTFLLAALGVVSVPAIVVEPVIAASIAVVAVVDLVLIWRGGAGGGLGLGGSASAGPTSGTVRDALRWRAPAGLRDGGLRDAGLRDERGAWDRWRLPVVFVFGLVHGVGFAGALGIDAAWSWTLLWSLLSFNVGIEAVQLGIIAVVFPLLVLLRVRAPRTARWVLLVSCAAIAALALYWVVDRLAG; from the coding sequence GTGAGACTGCGCCGTTCGCTGGCCCTGGCGGGGCTGCTCGCGGTCGTGAGCAGCCCCGCCGTGGGGCAGGCCGCCTGGGCGCACGACGCGACCAGCGACGTGTACGCGGAGGTGACTTCGGCGCCGTCGGGCCCGGGTTCTGAGGGTGGCGGGCCGACGACGGACGTGTCGGCCGTGCTCGACCTCGAGTACGACCTGCTGATGAAGTCCGCCTGGCTGCGGGCCGAGGCGTACGAGGCCACGGACCGGGCGGACCAGCTCGCCCAGCTCGGCGAGCACGAGGCCGAGGTCGACGGGTACGTCACCGACCGCTTCGTGGTCACGTACGACGGCGAGCCCTGCGCCCCCGCGCTGTCCGGCGCCGACGTCGTCGAGCGCGGAGAGCGGGCCTACGCCTCGCTGGCCTACACGTTCGTGTGCGACGGCGAGCCGGAGGGCGTGCACGAGGTGTCCAGCGCCCTGTTCCCGGACGCCGAGTCGTTCGTGCACTCCACCGAGACGATCATCCGGTACTCGCTCGACGAGGAGGACGGCTCGGCGGTGCTCACCACGGCGTCGCCCACCCTGACGACGGGGGAGCACCGGCTGCTCCAGCAGGTGGGGGAGTTCTTCGTGCTGGGCGGCGAGCACCTGCTGTTCGGCGTCGACCACGTGCTGTTCCTGCTGGCGCTGCTGATCGGGGCGCGGCGGCTGCGCGACGTCGTCCTGATGGCGACGGCGTTCACCGTGGCGCACTCCGTGACGTTCCTGCTCGCGGCCCTCGGCGTGGTGTCGGTGCCGGCGATCGTGGTGGAGCCGGTGATCGCGGCGTCGATCGCGGTCGTGGCGGTGGTGGACCTGGTGCTGATCTGGCGGGGTGGGGCCGGGGGCGGGCTCGGGCTCGGGGGGTCGGCGTCGGCCGGTCCGACGTCGGGCACGGTGCGGGACGCGCTGCGGTGGCGGGCGCCGGCCGGTCTTCGTGACGGCGGACTTCGGGACGCCGGTCTCCGGGACGAGCGCGGCGCGTGGGACCGGTGGCGGCTGCCCGTGGTGTTCGTCTTCGGGCTGGTGCACGGCGTCGGGTTCGCGGGCGCGCTCGGCATCGACGCGGCCTGGTCGTGGACGCTGCTGTGGTCGCTGCTGTCGTTCAACGTGGGCATCGAGGCGGTGCAGCTCGGGATCATCGCGGTGGTGTTCCCGTTGCTGGTCCTGCTGCGCGTGCGGGCGCCGAGAACGGCCCGCTGGGTGTTGTTGGTGAGCTGCGCGGCGATAGCGGCGCTGGCCCTCTACTGGGTGGTGGACCGGCTCGCGGGCTGA
- a CDS encoding solute symporter family protein, whose translation MAAAATNVGNIWVNIGIFAAFVVVTLVVVFRVSRQNKSAADFYAGGRNFTGTQNGTAIAGDYLSAASFLGIAGAIAVNGYDGFLYSIGFLVAWLVALLLVAELLRNTGKFTMADVLSFRLKQRPIRLAAALSTLAVVFFYLLAQMAGAGGLVALLLGITDKAGQGLVIAVVGALMILYVLVGGMKGTTWVQIIKATLLIAGAGAMTIWVLARFGFNLSAVMQEAVNMAGENGEAILEPGLQYGATALSQLDFLSLALALVLGTAGLPHVLMRFYTVPSAKEARKSVVVAIWLIGIFYLFTLVLGYGAGALVGPETILAAPGGQNSAAPLLAFELGGEILLGIIAAVAFATILAVVAGLTITAAASFSHDIYASIIKKGQVSPDGEVRVARWTVVVIGIIAIIGGIFANGQNIAFLVALAFCVAASANLPTIIYSLFWKRFNTSGALWSIYGGLVSTVVLIIFSPVVSGKPADPVTGLSKSMISDPSIDFHWFPLDNPGIVTIPLAFVLGIVGTYLSKERSHPEKYAEMEVRSLTGAGAEKATAH comes from the coding sequence ATGGCAGCGGCGGCCACGAACGTCGGCAACATCTGGGTCAACATCGGCATCTTCGCGGCGTTCGTCGTGGTCACGCTCGTCGTCGTCTTCCGGGTGTCCCGGCAAAACAAAAGCGCCGCGGACTTCTACGCCGGCGGCCGCAACTTCACCGGCACGCAGAACGGCACCGCCATCGCGGGCGACTACCTGTCCGCCGCGAGCTTCCTGGGCATCGCGGGCGCCATCGCCGTCAACGGGTACGACGGCTTCCTCTACTCCATCGGCTTCCTCGTGGCGTGGCTCGTCGCGCTGCTCCTGGTCGCCGAGCTGCTGCGCAACACCGGCAAGTTCACGATGGCCGACGTGCTGTCGTTCCGGCTCAAGCAGCGCCCGATCCGGCTCGCGGCGGCGCTGTCCACGCTCGCCGTCGTCTTCTTCTACCTGCTGGCGCAGATGGCCGGCGCGGGCGGCCTCGTCGCGCTCCTGCTCGGCATCACCGACAAGGCCGGCCAGGGCCTGGTCATCGCTGTCGTCGGCGCGCTGATGATCCTGTACGTGCTGGTGGGCGGCATGAAGGGCACCACCTGGGTGCAGATCATCAAGGCGACGCTGCTCATCGCGGGCGCCGGCGCCATGACCATCTGGGTGCTCGCGCGCTTCGGCTTCAACCTGTCGGCCGTCATGCAGGAGGCCGTCAACATGGCCGGCGAGAACGGCGAGGCGATCCTCGAGCCGGGCCTGCAGTACGGGGCGACGGCGTTGTCGCAGCTCGACTTCCTGTCGCTCGCGCTCGCCCTGGTGCTCGGTACCGCGGGCCTGCCGCACGTGCTGATGCGCTTCTACACGGTGCCGTCGGCCAAGGAGGCCCGCAAGTCCGTGGTCGTGGCGATCTGGCTGATCGGCATCTTCTACCTGTTCACGCTGGTGCTCGGGTACGGCGCGGGCGCGCTGGTTGGCCCCGAGACGATCCTCGCGGCACCCGGCGGGCAGAACTCGGCGGCACCGCTGCTCGCGTTCGAGCTCGGCGGCGAGATCCTGCTCGGCATCATCGCGGCGGTCGCCTTCGCGACGATCCTCGCGGTCGTCGCCGGGCTCACGATCACGGCGGCGGCGAGCTTCTCGCACGACATCTACGCCTCGATCATCAAGAAGGGGCAGGTCTCGCCCGACGGCGAGGTCCGGGTCGCCCGCTGGACGGTGGTCGTGATCGGCATCATCGCGATCATCGGCGGCATCTTCGCCAACGGGCAGAACATCGCGTTCCTCGTGGCGCTGGCGTTCTGCGTCGCGGCGTCGGCCAACCTGCCGACGATCATCTACTCGCTGTTCTGGAAGCGGTTCAACACGTCCGGCGCGCTGTGGAGCATCTACGGCGGCCTCGTCTCGACCGTCGTGCTGATCATCTTCTCGCCGGTCGTCTCCGGGAAGCCCGCGGACCCGGTCACCGGGCTCAGCAAGTCGATGATCAGCGACCCGTCGATCGACTTCCACTGGTTCCCGCTCGACAACCCGGGCATCGTGACGATCCCGCTCGCGTTCGTGCTCGGCATCGTCGGCACCTACCTGAGCAAGGAGCGGTCGCACCCGGAGAAGTACGCCGAGATGGAGGTTCGCTCCCTCACGGGCGCGGGCGCGGAGAAGGCCACCGCCCACTGA
- a CDS encoding alpha/beta fold hydrolase, whose amino-acid sequence MSTRTTGPRRRRWPTVLLAVVAAVSTSGLVLLVAAGGPGVGHFRTPEARQAYDDAYTDAMAGLPEPTATHDVATSFGTVRAYAWVHPDDADATPVVLLPGRSAATPMWADNLPDLVEHRTVYAFDTLGDTGLSEQTVAMRDVGDAARWVDEALADLDLDRVHLVGHSQGGGLAAAVAVRHPDRLASLTLLEPVMTLGMMPLSVILTTIPVSLPFLPQSWRESALNRIGGVSDDEVDPGDPLARMIAVGSESYSSSGLPSPSVLSDAELGALPMPVYVAIASDSSLAGGEAAADKARLIPDAQVKIWPDTTHSLPMQVAPALDAELETFWSAHP is encoded by the coding sequence ATGAGCACGCGAACCACCGGTCCGAGGCGCCGTCGGTGGCCGACCGTCCTGCTCGCCGTCGTCGCGGCGGTCTCCACGAGCGGGCTGGTGCTGCTCGTCGCGGCGGGCGGGCCCGGCGTCGGCCACTTCCGCACGCCCGAGGCACGCCAGGCGTACGACGACGCGTACACGGACGCGATGGCCGGCCTGCCCGAGCCCACCGCCACGCACGACGTCGCCACGAGCTTCGGCACGGTCCGCGCCTACGCCTGGGTGCACCCCGACGACGCCGACGCCACGCCCGTGGTCCTGCTGCCGGGCCGGTCGGCCGCGACCCCGATGTGGGCCGACAACCTGCCCGACCTCGTCGAACACCGCACCGTCTACGCCTTCGACACGCTCGGCGACACGGGACTGTCGGAGCAGACGGTGGCGATGCGCGACGTCGGCGACGCCGCACGCTGGGTGGACGAGGCGCTGGCCGACCTCGACCTCGACCGGGTTCACCTCGTGGGGCACTCGCAGGGCGGCGGGCTCGCGGCCGCCGTGGCGGTGCGGCACCCGGACCGGCTGGCGAGCCTCACGCTGCTGGAGCCCGTCATGACGCTGGGCATGATGCCGCTCTCCGTGATCCTCACGACCATCCCGGTCTCGCTGCCGTTCCTCCCCCAGTCGTGGCGGGAGTCCGCGCTGAACCGGATCGGCGGCGTGTCGGACGACGAGGTGGACCCCGGCGACCCGCTGGCCCGGATGATCGCCGTCGGCTCGGAGAGCTACAGCTCGTCGGGGCTGCCCAGCCCGAGCGTGCTGAGCGACGCCGAGCTGGGGGCGCTGCCGATGCCCGTGTACGTGGCGATCGCGAGCGACTCGTCGCTGGCCGGGGGCGAGGCGGCGGCCGACAAGGCGCGGCTCATCCCGGACGCGCAGGTCAAGATCTGGCCGGACACGACGCACTCGCTGCCGATGCAGGTGGCGCCGGCCCTGGACGCAGAGCTGGAGACGTTCTGGTCGGCGCATCCGTAA
- the trmB gene encoding tRNA (guanosine(46)-N7)-methyltransferase TrmB, translating into MSQPVSAQPDTARQDTDTPLDLSGFRTKPVSFVRRSGRLTDKQKRLLAERRTAYVVDVPRAIARTSVHPEYVLDPAAVFGRTAPLVVEIGSGLGDAVVAASSADPERDYLAVEVYQPGLAHTIARAERASAALGQDGLPNLRLVQANAAELLETTVAAGSVDELWVFFPDPWHKARHHKRRLVTAEFAALAARVLRPGGTLRLATDWAEYAEQMVEVLEADENLVNAHGPGVLAPRFERRVLTGFERKAHDAGRDIADLEYVRR; encoded by the coding sequence GTGAGTCAGCCCGTTTCCGCCCAGCCCGACACCGCGCGCCAGGACACCGACACCCCGCTCGACCTCTCGGGGTTCCGGACCAAGCCGGTGTCCTTCGTGCGCCGTTCGGGCCGCCTCACGGACAAGCAGAAGCGGCTGTTGGCCGAGCGCCGCACGGCCTACGTCGTCGACGTGCCGCGCGCCATCGCCCGCACCTCCGTGCACCCCGAGTACGTGCTGGACCCGGCGGCCGTCTTCGGGCGCACGGCCCCGCTGGTCGTGGAGATCGGCTCCGGCCTGGGTGACGCCGTCGTCGCGGCGTCCTCGGCCGATCCCGAGCGCGACTACCTCGCCGTCGAGGTCTACCAGCCCGGGCTGGCGCACACGATCGCCCGCGCCGAGCGGGCCAGCGCGGCGCTGGGGCAGGACGGGCTGCCGAACCTGCGGCTGGTGCAGGCCAACGCGGCCGAGCTGCTGGAGACCACCGTCGCGGCCGGGTCGGTCGACGAGCTCTGGGTGTTCTTCCCCGACCCGTGGCACAAGGCCCGCCACCACAAGCGCCGCCTGGTCACCGCGGAGTTCGCGGCGCTTGCGGCGCGCGTGCTGCGGCCGGGCGGCACGCTCCGCCTCGCGACCGACTGGGCCGAGTACGCCGAGCAGATGGTCGAGGTCCTGGAGGCGGACGAGAACCTCGTCAACGCGCACGGTCCGGGCGTCCTGGCGCCGCGGTTCGAGCGGCGCGTGCTGACCGGGTTCGAGCGCAAGGCGCACGACGCCGGGCGGGACATCGCGGACCTGGAGTACGTGCGCCGCTGA
- a CDS encoding FdhF/YdeP family oxidoreductase: MTDVSDEARTDAPEKSLRIGPPKTAAAGVPGVVHGLAHVFEEAGVGRGLRTLPLLNQQRGFDCPGCAWPEPGKPHLAEFCENGAKAVAEEATRKRADAAFFAEHAISELATWTDHRLGKSGRITEPMLREEGSDHYRPVSWDEALDLVAGELRGLDSPDEAAFYTSGRTSNEAAFLYQLLARKLGTNNLPDCSNMCHESSGTALVETLGIGKGSVSLEDITDHADLIVVVGQNPGTNHPRMLTALEEAKDRGARIVAINPLPEAGLQTFKNPQRVRGVVGQGTKLADRFLQVRLAGDLALFQAVNRLLLEADDDARTAGHAPVLDHAFITEHTSGFPQAAAAWRAVDQGEVERATGLDWAEIEAFVEDVKAADNIIVCWAMGLTQHKQAVATIREVVSFLLLRGNVGRPGAGACPVRGHSNVQGDRTMGIWERPTELFLDALATEFDFEPPRAHGLDVVDTVRALRDGQLKVFMAVGGNFAAATPDSAVTEAALREVPLTVHVSTKLNRSHVLPGKRSLVLPCLGRTERDTTGGREQVVTVEDSMSVVHASRGRLAPVTEALRSETAILCDLARRALGPEDPTPWEEFAADYSRIRDSISRVVPGFEDFDRRVAEPGGFVLPHPPRDARLFPTTTGKANFTVNELEIVQVPEGRLLLQTVRSHDQFNTTVYGLDDRYRGVKNGRRVVFVHPDDLASSGVADGDTVNLISEWPGPDGSVGERRAEGFRAISFPTARGCAAAYFPETNVLVPLDHTADQSNTPASKSVVVRLEPAH, translated from the coding sequence GTGACAGACGTGAGCGACGAGGCCCGTACCGACGCCCCCGAGAAGAGCCTGCGCATCGGCCCGCCCAAGACGGCGGCCGCGGGCGTGCCGGGGGTGGTGCACGGCCTGGCCCACGTCTTCGAGGAGGCCGGCGTGGGCCGCGGCCTGCGCACGCTGCCGCTGCTCAACCAGCAGCGCGGGTTCGACTGCCCCGGCTGCGCCTGGCCCGAGCCCGGCAAGCCGCACCTGGCGGAGTTCTGCGAGAACGGCGCCAAGGCCGTGGCCGAGGAGGCGACCCGCAAGCGCGCGGACGCGGCGTTCTTCGCCGAGCACGCGATCTCCGAGCTCGCGACGTGGACCGACCACCGGCTCGGCAAGTCGGGCCGGATCACCGAGCCGATGCTGCGCGAGGAGGGCTCCGACCACTACCGGCCGGTGTCGTGGGACGAGGCCCTGGACCTGGTCGCGGGCGAGCTGCGCGGGCTGGACTCGCCGGACGAGGCGGCGTTCTACACCTCGGGCCGCACCAGCAACGAGGCCGCGTTCCTCTACCAGCTCCTGGCGCGCAAGCTCGGCACGAACAACCTCCCGGACTGCTCGAACATGTGCCACGAGTCGTCGGGCACCGCGCTGGTCGAGACGCTGGGCATCGGCAAGGGCAGCGTCTCGCTGGAGGACATCACCGACCACGCGGACCTGATCGTCGTCGTCGGCCAGAATCCCGGGACGAACCACCCCCGCATGCTCACCGCGCTGGAGGAGGCCAAGGACCGCGGGGCGCGGATCGTCGCGATCAACCCCCTGCCCGAGGCGGGGCTGCAGACCTTCAAGAACCCGCAGCGCGTCCGCGGCGTCGTCGGGCAGGGCACCAAGCTCGCCGACCGGTTCCTGCAGGTCCGGCTGGCCGGCGACCTGGCGCTCTTCCAGGCCGTGAACCGCCTGCTCCTGGAGGCCGACGACGACGCGCGGACCGCCGGGCACGCCCCCGTCCTGGACCACGCCTTCATCACCGAGCACACCTCGGGCTTCCCGCAGGCGGCGGCCGCCTGGCGCGCCGTCGACCAGGGCGAGGTCGAGCGGGCCACGGGCCTGGACTGGGCCGAGATCGAGGCGTTCGTCGAGGACGTCAAGGCCGCCGACAACATCATCGTGTGCTGGGCGATGGGCCTGACGCAGCACAAGCAGGCCGTCGCGACGATCCGCGAGGTCGTCAGCTTCCTGCTGCTGCGCGGCAACGTCGGCCGCCCGGGCGCGGGCGCCTGCCCCGTGCGCGGCCACAGCAACGTGCAGGGCGACCGCACCATGGGCATCTGGGAGCGGCCCACCGAGCTGTTCCTGGACGCGTTGGCGACGGAGTTCGACTTCGAGCCGCCGCGCGCCCACGGGCTCGACGTCGTGGACACCGTCCGGGCGCTGCGCGACGGGCAGCTCAAGGTCTTCATGGCCGTCGGCGGCAACTTCGCCGCGGCCACGCCGGACAGCGCGGTCACCGAGGCCGCGCTGCGCGAGGTGCCGCTCACGGTGCACGTCTCGACCAAGCTGAACCGCTCGCACGTGCTGCCGGGCAAGCGGTCGCTGGTGCTGCCCTGCCTCGGCCGCACCGAGCGCGACACGACGGGCGGGCGCGAGCAGGTCGTCACCGTCGAGGACTCCATGAGCGTCGTGCACGCGTCGCGCGGCCGCCTGGCTCCCGTGACGGAGGCCCTGCGCAGCGAGACCGCGATCCTCTGCGACCTGGCCCGCCGCGCGCTGGGCCCGGAGGACCCGACGCCGTGGGAGGAGTTCGCCGCCGACTACTCGCGCATCCGCGACTCGATCTCCCGCGTGGTCCCGGGCTTCGAGGACTTCGACCGCCGGGTCGCCGAGCCCGGCGGGTTCGTGCTGCCCCACCCGCCCCGCGACGCCCGCCTCTTCCCGACGACGACGGGCAAGGCGAACTTCACGGTGAACGAGCTCGAGATCGTCCAGGTGCCGGAGGGCCGCCTGCTGCTGCAGACCGTGCGCTCCCACGACCAGTTCAACACCACGGTCTACGGCCTCGACGACCGGTACCGCGGCGTGAAGAACGGGCGGCGCGTCGTGTTCGTGCACCCGGACGACCTGGCGTCGAGCGGTGTGGCCGACGGCGACACGGTGAACCTGATCAGCGAGTGGCCCGGGCCCGACGGCTCGGTCGGCGAGCGCCGCGCCGAGGGCTTTCGCGCCATCTCGTTCCCGACGGCGCGCGGCTGCGCCGCGGCGTACTTCCCGGAGACGAACGTGCTGGTGCCGCTGGACCACACGGCGGACCAGAGCAACACCCCGGCGTCGAAGTCGGTGGTCGTCCGCCTGGAGCCGGCCCACTAG
- a CDS encoding DUF485 domain-containing protein, whose translation MSDVQAAGPAETDYQRVERSDEFQSLRRAFRNFVFPMTALFLVWYLLYALMSTYAHEFMSIRVAGTITVGLVFGLLQFVSTFVITTLYARWANDKFDARAQALREEIEGGEL comes from the coding sequence ATGAGTGACGTACAGGCCGCAGGGCCTGCCGAAACCGATTACCAACGCGTCGAGCGTTCGGACGAGTTCCAGAGCCTGCGCAGGGCGTTCCGGAACTTCGTCTTCCCGATGACGGCGCTGTTCCTCGTCTGGTACCTCCTGTACGCGCTGATGAGCACGTACGCCCACGAGTTCATGAGCATCCGTGTGGCCGGCACCATCACGGTCGGGCTGGTCTTCGGGCTGCTGCAGTTCGTGTCCACGTTCGTCATCACCACGCTCTACGCGCGGTGGGCCAACGACAAATTCGACGCCCGGGCGCAGGCCCTGCGCGAGGAGATCGAGGGGGGCGAGCTGTGA
- a CDS encoding RICIN domain-containing protein gives MTAQRLTPRRRGVAALSGLLMVLLCALGGAQTAQAGTRVTDAGAGTTAEARQAAAAPLRVADEVLRYRNQATNRCMDDSSAGFRTWTCFQNSNQTWTAHPWNDGTWRFQNHATGRCIQATGSTTLRTWTCDSSEQQSWIITYWADGTRRLKNEYYGTCIDDSSGSGFRLNSCNSSTFQSWWRQ, from the coding sequence ATGACAGCTCAGAGACTGACCCCCCGACGACGCGGCGTGGCCGCGCTGTCGGGACTCCTGATGGTGCTCCTGTGCGCCCTCGGCGGCGCCCAGACGGCCCAGGCCGGCACCCGCGTCACCGACGCCGGCGCAGGCACGACGGCGGAGGCCCGCCAGGCGGCCGCCGCTCCCCTCCGGGTGGCCGACGAGGTCCTCCGGTACCGGAACCAGGCGACCAACCGCTGCATGGACGACAGCAGCGCGGGGTTCCGCACGTGGACCTGCTTCCAGAACAGCAACCAGACGTGGACCGCGCACCCGTGGAACGACGGCACGTGGCGGTTCCAGAACCACGCCACCGGGCGGTGCATCCAGGCGACCGGCTCGACCACGCTCCGCACCTGGACCTGCGACTCCTCGGAGCAGCAGAGCTGGATCATCACCTACTGGGCCGACGGCACCCGCAGGCTGAAGAACGAGTACTACGGCACCTGCATCGACGACTCCAGCGGCAGCGGCTTCCGGCTCAACTCCTGCAACTCCAGCACGTTCCAGAGCTGGTGGCGCCAGTGA